A single region of the Candidatus Methanomethylicota archaeon genome encodes:
- a CDS encoding 30S ribosomal protein S6e — protein MVEFKLVVSNPEDGKSKTITVKDEMARIFIGLKIGDYVDGEAFGYPGKKLVITGGSDKSGIPMRPDIQGGVKKYALLSGPPGYHPKKEGERRKKLIRGNMITEDIVQINLVVKEEKNG, from the coding sequence TTGGTAGAGTTTAAACTAGTAGTATCTAATCCAGAAGATGGTAAATCTAAGACCATTACTGTAAAAGATGAAATGGCGCGAATATTCATAGGACTGAAGATAGGAGACTATGTGGATGGAGAAGCTTTTGGCTATCCTGGTAAGAAATTAGTAATAACAGGTGGGAGTGATAAAAGTGGAATACCAATGAGACCTGATATACAGGGTGGGGTAAAAAAATATGCTCTATTATCTGGCCCTCCTGGCTATCATCCTAAAAAAGAAGGAGAAAGGAGAAAGAAATTGATTAGGGGAAATATGATAACAGAAGATATCGTCCAAATAAATTTAGTTGTAAAGGAGGAAAAAAATGGCTGA